GCCCAGATTCCCCATTTTCCGGTAGGGCTGGCCCCACGCTGCGGCGAGATGCGCTCGGGGGCCTTATGGACCCGGGCGCATCGTCGTTTCAGGACCGCGCTGTCGAACACAGCGCCATCCCTTCCGATCCAGATCCTCCATCCGGCGCCGCGGTCCTCCGCGGGCGCCTTTTCGCGCGTGGGAGCGCCGACGCCGCCATGACGACCCAGCCCCAGGCCGCCCAGGCCTCCGAGCTGCCCTGGCCCATCTACGACACCGAGGTGGTCGAGATGCGGCTTTGCGACGCCACGGACACTCTCCGTGCGCTGCCCGGGCGCGGCTGCTTCCCCGCGGGCTTCCGCACCAACTGGCCGGCCGAGGCCCTGGCCATGGCCGATGCGGCTCCGGCCGGGGACGATGACCTGCCGCGTAAGGTCCCGACAGCCCGGCAGATCGACCAGATGGACGAGGCTTTCCAGTGGATCGGGATCATCCCGGTGGAGCACGTGGTCCACCGCCGGATCGTCCTCCTCCGCTCCCTGATCTCCGTCCGGCAGAAGAAGCCCCTGCTGAGCTGGCGCCAGATCGGCGAGAAGTTGGGCATGGAGCACCGGACGGTGCAGCGCCGCTTTGCCGAGGCGATCGGCTGGATCTGCCAGGAGCTGTACACCCAGCAGCTCGCCGGCAAGGCCTGGGCCGTAGAGTGGCAGCGCATGCGCCAGGTGGCCGGCTCGCTGAACACGAAGCAGCTGGTCCCGGAGGTCTCCCCGATCGTGCCCCCGGCCGAGCCAGGCCCGGCGCGCGACCCGCACATCCGCTCCTCCCACTACCAGCCGATCACCCTTTCCGTGGCGGAGCGGGCCGAGCGGATCACCCGATTCCTCGGCAGCATGTCCGGCCGGTGCCAGGCCGCCATGGAGCACTTCCCGACCGACGGCTCCCCTCGCGCGATCGCCGGCGGCCGCGGCTTCGGCATGCCGGAGCTGGTGGTGCTGGAGGGCGTTGGGATCCTCGCGGCCCAGCCAGGCGGCCGAGAGTACGGCTTCACGCCGGACGGGGTGACAGCTCGGGCGATGTGGGGCCGGACGGCCGCCGCTGCCTAAGTTACGTCCTGTTCACTTTTCACTTGCCCGGATTCCCCATCCTGGGGTAAGGGCGAAGCCACGATACCCCGAGAGGGTCCTGACAGCGCGTCGGGGCTCGCACGAGAGAAGCCCCCGGTTCCCCCAGGACCGGGGGCTTCGTCGTTTCCGGGGTGACCCATCCACAGCGAGAAGAACGCCGGTGCCCGGCCCGGCGCTCAGAACCTGCTCCGGCTCCGCGCAGCTCGCCGGGTGCCACAGCGTCGGCAACGTCCCTCCGAAGTGGAGGCGGAGAGACGCTCTCGGGCTACTTCTTCGGACGACGAAGGGCGGAATCGAGCAACGCGAGGTCCTCTCGGTCGAGCTCGACCGCAACCTCATCCCCGCCCATCCCCGAAGCCAAGTCGGCTACGTAGGCGAGCTCCTCGACCCGACCTTGAATCTTGCTCAGCCGAGCCGTCTCGTGGACGCCAGCCATCTGGCGCTCCGGAGAGCCGCCTACCCTGGCTTTCTGCTCTTCCTCGATCCGATCCTGGACGGCTGCGACGGCCTGAAGACAAAGGCCACGAACACGGCTGGCCGTGAGAGTGATGCTGGGCACGCTGTAATCCTCTGGGACTGCATCGGTCAGCCTGCCCGCACCACCCAGGTGTGACAACGGCCTAAACGGACGTTTGCGGAGGTCACAGCGCCAGAATGCCCCGCCCTACGCTGAGGCGCCCCGTACAGGGCCCGGCGGGCGGACCCCTCTTCGTCGCCTACTACCGCGTCTCCACCGATCAGCAGGGCCGTAGCGGGTTGGGGCTGGATGCTCAGAAGGCGGCTGTGGCCTCCTTTCTGGCATCGCAGCCCGGCGCCAAGCTCGCCGCCGAGTTCGAGGAGGTGGAGAGCGGCAAGCGGGTGGACCGCCCCCAGCTCACCGCGGCGCTCGCCGCTTGCCGCGCCCGCCGCGCGGTGCTGGTGATCGCGAAAATTGACCGCTTGGCGCGCAACGCGCGCTTCCTCCTCTCGGTCGTGGAGGGCGTCGGTGATGCCGGCGTCGCTTTCTGCGACCTGCCCCAGATCCCGCCCGGTCCGACCGGGAAGTTCCTGCTGACGCTGCTGGCCGCCGTGGCCGAACTCGAGGCCGGGTTGATCAGCCAGCGCACCAAGGCCGCCCTCGCTCAGGCCAGGGCCCGCGGGGTGAAGCTCGGAGCCCCGCGCCTGCAGAAGGGCATCGATTCCGCCTCGTCGCGCGCCGGCCGCGCGGCGCAGACCGCTCGCGCGGTCGACTACCTTGCCGACGTCTGGCCCTTCATCGAGGCGGCCCAGCGCGCCGGCGCCACCAGCCTCCGCCAGGTCGCGGAGGCGCTCACCGCCCGCGGCGTCCGCCCGCCCTCCGGGGGTGAGGTCTGGCACGCGAAGCAGGTCTC
This genomic window from Pararoseomonas sp. SCSIO 73927 contains:
- a CDS encoding DUF6362 family protein — encoded protein: MTTQPQAAQASELPWPIYDTEVVEMRLCDATDTLRALPGRGCFPAGFRTNWPAEALAMADAAPAGDDDLPRKVPTARQIDQMDEAFQWIGIIPVEHVVHRRIVLLRSLISVRQKKPLLSWRQIGEKLGMEHRTVQRRFAEAIGWICQELYTQQLAGKAWAVEWQRMRQVAGSLNTKQLVPEVSPIVPPAEPGPARDPHIRSSHYQPITLSVAERAERITRFLGSMSGRCQAAMEHFPTDGSPRAIAGGRGFGMPELVVLEGVGILAAQPGGREYGFTPDGVTARAMWGRTAAAA
- a CDS encoding recombinase family protein — protein: MPRPTLRRPVQGPAGGPLFVAYYRVSTDQQGRSGLGLDAQKAAVASFLASQPGAKLAAEFEEVESGKRVDRPQLTAALAACRARRAVLVIAKIDRLARNARFLLSVVEGVGDAGVAFCDLPQIPPGPTGKFLLTLLAAVAELEAGLISQRTKAALAQARARGVKLGAPRLQKGIDSASSRAGRAAQTARAVDYLADVWPFIEAAQRAGATSLRQVAEALTARGVRPPSGGEVWHAKQVSRLLQQRKAA